A stretch of the Vigna radiata var. radiata cultivar VC1973A chromosome 7, Vradiata_ver6, whole genome shotgun sequence genome encodes the following:
- the LOC106766973 gene encoding uncharacterized protein LOC106766973 has translation MEGDQIQEFKHACKFCGKCFPCGRSLGGHMRSHITNLSSEEKEKLPTRKLFSSSLNNDGDKDSEAAATNAGYGLRENPKKTWRISDHSSEDALVFDKFCKECGKAFHSWKALFGHMKCHSEKERASDSLEDQDSWTNAKVIMDSQSDNEATAPNKRRRSKRRTRYTVASAAATSSVVSFANPSSSLSEVEQEQEEVAMSLMMLSRDVSPWSGPHSVAESSDNNSAYFEARSSVRTNLVAKFDGSTDFTPNTARMIKQSDNKWEVGNSENPNSIRGKSSQRLTTTAATVETIENGFGANKSGVSSKGYEKVNNSELQYGSALEDSEGERGRSRVNEPESILSKSAATGNKYNSIKTKLLGSELKSNKNWVDKASEPESSKNSHKRGKFECTTCNKTFHSYQALGGHRASHKKIKGCFASRNESSENSIETDLSPDPITTEHKLVNNTDREYLGEQQQGGAGFHDEVETVTESKKSKGHECPICLKVFPSGQALGGHKRSHMTAGSESRNFQTVVLQEPVAEIRDFLDLNLPAATEEESNSHADSNRPWWVVQDNHKQEALVGLIL, from the coding sequence ATGGAAGGAGATCAAATTCAAGAATTCAAACACGCGTGCAAGTTCTGCGGCAAGTGCTTCCCTTGTGGCAGATCCTTGGGGGGCCACATGAGGTCTCATATCACCAACTTGTCGTCGGAGGAAAAAGAGAAGCTTCCGACGAGGAAGCTTTTTTCCTCGTCTCTCAACAATGATGGAGACAAAGATTCCGAAGCTGCTGCAACCAACGCTGGCTATGGCCTCCGAGAGAACCCCAAGAAGACTTGGAGAATCTCGGATCATTCGAGCGAAGACGCTTTGGTGTTTGACAAGTTCTGCAAAGAGTGTGGCAAAGCGTTCCACTCTTGGAAGGCCTTGTTTGGTCACATGAAATGCCACTCCGAGAAAGAGAGAGCTTCTGACAGCTTGGAAGATCAAGATTCGTGGACTAATGCTAAGGTGATCATGGATAGTCAGTCTGATAACGAAGCAACTGCTCCAAATAAGAGAAGAAGGTCCAAGAGAAGAACGAGGTACACGGTTGCTTCTGCCGCAGCAACTTCTTCGGTTGTGTCTTTTGCCAAtccttcctcttctctctctgAGGTTGAGCAGGAGCAAGAAGAGGTTGCTATGAGCTTGATGATGCTCAGTAGGGATGTGAGTCCTTGGAGTGGTCCTCATTCTGTTGCCGAGTCCTCTGACAACAACTCTGCTTATTTCGAAGCTCGATCTTCGGTTCGAACTAATCTGGTTGCCAAATTTGATGGCAGCACTGACTTCACGCCTAACACGGCAAGAATGATCAAGCAAAGTGATAATAAGTGGGAGGTTGGGAATTCGGAAAATCCCAACTCAATCAGAGGAAAGAGTTCGCAGCGTTTGACTACTACTGCTGCTACTGTGGAGACTATTGAAAATGGATTTGGAGCGAACAAAAGCGGAGTTTCTAGTAAAGGGTATGAAAAGGTCAACAACTCTGAGCTTCAGTATGGGTCTGCATTGGAGGATTCAGAAGGGGAACGTGGGAGGAGCAGAGTCAATGAACCAgaatcaattttatcaaagtCCGCTGCTACCGGCAACAAGTACAATTCGATCAAGACAAAGCTTCTCGGCTCTGAATTGAAGTCAAACAAGAACTGGGTGGACAAGGCTTCAGAACCTGAATCAAGCAAGAACTCTCACAAGAGAGGCAAGTTTGAGTGTACCACTTGCAATAAAACCTTCCACTCATACCAAGCTCTTGGAGGCCATAGAGCTAGCCACAAGAAGATCAAGGGATGCTTTGCTTCGAGAAATGAGAGCAGCGAAAACAGCATTGAAACTGATCTCTCTCCTGATCCAATAACAACCGAACACAAGCTCGTGAACAACACTGACCGTGAGTATCTTGGGGAACAGCAACAGGGTGGTGCTGGTTTTCATGATGAGGTGGAAACAGTTACTGAGTCCAAGAAGAGCAAGGGGCACGAGTGCCCAATTTGCCTCAAAGTTTTTCCATCAGGCCAAGCCTTGGGTGGCCACAAGAGATCTCATATGACTGCTGGGTCTGAGAGTAGAAACTTTCAAACAGTTGTACTTCAGGAACCGGTAGCAGAAATCAGGGACTTCCTTGATCTTAATCTTCCTGCTGCTACTGAGGAAGAAAGCAATAGTCATGCTGACTCTAACAGACCCTGGTGGGTAGTACAAGACAACCACAAGCAGGAGGCACTGGTAGGCCTGATCTTATAG